Genomic DNA from Rhizophagus irregularis chromosome 1, complete sequence:
AATTTAGAGCTTATATTAATGAAGCCATTTCACACGCTAATACTGATGGGCTATATGTTGAATCAAATACGCACGagattttatcattatcatcaatacTTGTCTTGATACCAAATTCTTATTCTACAAAAATGGTAGAAATATTTGGTTTGCAAGTACTTGCATCAATTCATCATGAATATACGCCGACATTATCTATATCATTGGATACAGAAATTGAGTGCATATATAGGAATGTTATTAAAACATGTTTGAAAGTTTCACGTAGCAATGCAATTGATCTTTTATGTACAAATCTTGCAAATAGAAATGAATTGAGGAATAATTTTGGGTTTTTAATGCTGGATTTGATAAGAACTCTACCAATCGATAAAATCAGGAATGAACCAAGTGAATTAACATTAATCACCAATTATTTAGACAGAATCATGAAAGATGCTTTTCATAACCCGGATAAATATATAGCTCAATGGCCAAATACGGCCCTAACGGAAAGTAGAATAAGAAAACTTGACGGATCAAGAACGAAACAGCCAGATTTTGTAGTAACGATGAAATATCAGTCTCAGAcgacaaatattatttatgtcGGTGAAGTGTCTGGTCCATCCGAGAAAAACAGCGTATATAAAAACTGTCTTGATTTAATCAGGATAGGTGTGTTTATGAAAGATTGCATCGACTCAGCAATTTCGAGAGGAGCCgagataaaaatattaggaTTTCAATGTATCGCATACAAAGTGGATTTCTATATTCTTGATTTAATAAGTGAAGGATTATATACGATGAATCATATAGCTCAAATTTCGATACCCGAGACAATAAAGgatctatatatttttatagaagAGTTACACGTTCTATTAAATAtacgaaatattttattggaatcTTATGATATCTTTATTGATAAACTTGAGAATCCGGGGTCAGCTCAGTTagaattaaaatcatcattcaAAAAGAATACATTGGATACTCCTGAATTTAATAGGCTTGTTAGTAAAACTCGTTGTGTAAAAAGGGAATGCCCGTTTTGGTTTGGAAGATATTAATATTGGATAGTTTTACATTCGGCCTTAGGCATTACCATGAGGTCTTCAGGCGGGTGGAGATAATTGGCTCAATCATTAGTAAAATTCACGATACTTCAGTCTTGAATACAGAAGTTGTATGAGAAAGTATGAGGAAGTATGAGTTCAACTAAATTTCGTTAAGCATCacattatattagtaataattttcttttcaggtaattaacaaaattttgttatgaaTTGGATAACTACGCCACATGTAATAATTAGAATCACGTCATCTTTGAACTTTTTGTAAGaactttattattcattttacaattattaaataaatttaattttagatttgttttaaattagtaTCCGTATCAAGTAATttaacttaaattaaaaaccGGTTTCTGACCGAAAAATATTAGGCTATTCATACCCTTTTTTGCATATAATACGTATAATACGTTAGGAACCcggaattttttattttattttattttattcatttcaaaAAGAAAGAGTTTTCGCAATTTCATAGTGATCTATTTAAATGAACGTTTTAATAACGACGTTTTTAAACGAAATTCTCTGCGCCTTTGGAATTTTATCACGTGAATCAACACGTGTTACAAAATACAAATCCAACAACAAAAAAGATTgcttttttaagttttttttcgagaaataaaagtttaaatttaaacaatttctccatttgaaatttgtttgtttgtttttattcataattttccgattttttttaagaattcgATTAAGAAATTTCTATAGAAAGTTCGAAGCATAATAGGATCATTGGATCATTGGATCCGCATTTTAATACCGATTAAAAATCCGAACGATCTTTAAAAGTGACCTTATTttggatcaaattttttacccattaattcttttttttttaaaaaaaaattactagtatttttttaattattattattgccaATGAAGAAAAATGAGACGTTTCCTTTCCAAACATATGTTGGAATTATGTGATGTGGCGCATACTCATATTGTacaagtataataaattaactagTTGAACTAGTTTATCTTAATTACATGTatgaattatgtaatttaattaaaagggtCACCACCATCctaaaaaaactaaaaggTTCTAGAAAGGTATGACATTATGAACGGTGTAAAATATGCTCATGATTCACTTAAGGAATTTCCGGGAATGGGAATCGGCAGAAACGCCACATCATTACTCTATTTAGGTTTAAAgggtttaataattataagagGTTTTATATTTAGTACTATTGTAACTGGTTAAGTATAAGTATGGTAACTGATTGAGtataatatatgataatattgacGTTTAGACAAAGTAATGTAGACAATCTTTATGAAATTTGGCATGTTTCAggaaagtatataaaaatgccaactttttcatctttatcCTTTcattgaaacttttaaaaaacttatttttattaaaaaaaaaataacaaagtaacccctactttttttttcttttctttttttttaaaaaaaataaaccaattaaaaatgaaattctcaccaatttttattatttataccatTTATTTCACCACATTTTTATTCACTAAAAATCAAGCATGTGAACAAAGTTGTCGGGATGGTATCTCATTAGCATTTTGTAATAGTTATACACAAGAATGGAATCCACTTTTTGATACTCTTGGTTCAAATTTAacgaataatatttatactggattaaatgttaatattgatcaagttaaaattttggttGATACAGCAATTTTAAATCaagttaataaatcaaaaacagaattttctaataattgtaAAGATATTGTTGAagattcaatattttcaaaagatCCAAAATTTAAAGGACAATGTCAAAAACCTTTAAAAGTTATACAACCTAAACCTGGAGTTAATTGGACATTAAGTGATTGTGAACAACAAGATTATATTTGTGGAAATCCTCCTTCAATTTGTCATTTTATGAATGAACATGTTAAACCAAGAAATGTTGAATTACTTAAAGAAGCTTTAAATGATCGTGTTTCAGATAATGGAAATTTTACAAGttcacttattaaaattactaataaagttattaCAAATTCTGATTCTTTTGAGAAAAATCAAACAAAGGATTTTATGGATATTGTTAcaatgaatattaaatttgaattaaaacaATTTGCTACcacttttaataatagtttttgtaTCACTGATTCAAATTCTACAACAACTTCTTGTGATAAATATGATTCAGGAATCAAATCTCttcttttatcttttccttaaaaaaattttttttaaaaaaaaagattatataaataggggTTACTACAATTacacctttctttttttacattaaatccgcttttttaccttttttaccTTGTTAGTTcgattctaaaaaattttttttttgatatggacttttttaaaaaaacttttttttttaataatatctttgcTGGGCAAtgatatcaaatttaaatgtaGTAAATGtagtgtaatttttttatatatattatatatattgtagtttaattttattactttttttttttaaataaaataaatagatctTTTACTGATATTACTgatattctaaaaatttttctttattgaatcgtataatttattattgttttcgTCTAAATAACATTTTTGGTACTTGATGTCTCTTAAACAATAAGCCCACTAATCAATGATTCCTTTTTCTCTctcatttttgattttttcattacaaTTCTTATTTAAACAATCCTAAAATAACAacaaagaattataataaacaaagatGAAACTTAATGGTAAATAATTGTCTTTCACAAAAGGCATGGCGTATACCGACTGTATCACACGCATCACATTGCAGTAAATGATTATTGATATTTCCGTAATAGCGTTCACTCCGAAAATCATACATATGGACATACCATTTCATGTTTATTAGCTGCAGTAGTAAATGACTATTGATATTAATCGGAGTCTTTTATAGTGTTCACTtcgaaaataatatataccaTCTCACGCTTATTAACCGCAGTAGCAAATGATTGTTACTATTGATCGCAATATCTTTAATTGACCGTAATAGTGTTTACTTCGAAAATAAtactgtataaaataaaatagatcaagaaatttcataccaTCTCACGCTTATTAACCGCAATACTATTGATTGCAGTAGTATCCTTTAATTGACCGTAGCAGCTACCGTAGTAGTTCACATTTTATCACATTtataagtttcaaaaataatataaatagatcaagaaatttcataacatttttGATTTCTACATCTTTGTGCATGGGTATTAACTGGCTAGTGAGGATTTTTATCTGAAGCCAGTTGTTTGCTATTTGCAAACTTCCCAATCGCATCATCTTTCGCAATAGTCggaagagaatttttttaaaaaaggggaaaccctataagaaattttaGCGGGTTGGGAGTGTAAAAATGTGAagtgtaaataatttttagtatagtacatcatatttattatacaatatgaTTTTGTTACGAAATCCAATAATATTcgttatcatcatcataaattatagaaatacgcgaaaaaaaataataaataattgttttaacataaaaataactCTTTATTTAAGTGACTTCATAtacaactaataaaatttgttcgacacagttcaaaaaaaaacaagtatttttttctaatctcGTAAAACTTCAATTTAACAAAcattattcctttttatcGGAAggatgtaaaataataatatatcggTCAATAGTCAATACTCCCCCtcattttttaggaaatttaattggtttgatataaatgatataaatgtATAGTAAATCTTTGTAATACGGGGGGTATAAACGTGGGGAAAGTTTATCAACTTTATCATTCATGCATTCTCTTTATATGCTGATATACATCATTTTTCTCGGGTCCTTTACACCAAAAACTATGagaataaattaatgtttatCGGGATCTCTATTTGTGTAATTCgtttaaatgaataataatttttcaccTTTTTTACCTTTGTAAAacataatcaaaatattctcTCTCCCCCTGCAGCCCAAACATATTATAAAGAACTAGAACTCCGTTCGaacaaagaaattaaaatcaacTCTATCATGATCAAAAGATAATGATCAAATTGGTCAATGCATAATGTGTTTTGCAACCTACGGAACTTGTATTTGTGAAACAGTTTGAACAGTTTGGCGCTACTTTCATCACTGAGTTATCAGATGAATTGTATAGTATATACTAAActagtaatttataaattctaggAATTTTCATTCATGTATTCTTACGGGAAGATTAAATTTAGTATAGCGTTGAAGAACACTCATTTCGagcaaaatattgaataatgaaattctttaacgagtactaaaaatatttttctataaaatcattattttttcgcTCGAGAGTGGATTTTCCGGATCAACTTACGCAAAAATgcttataattatattatatactgcTAACGTTCAAAATCTAATTTGAGAAGAGGATTAAGCCatgtattgtttaaaaataacgattttttattagtattatgaTAGCACAATATTTAAACATGACAAAGCATTTAACGATAATTGAATCAAATCACACATTGATTAATCAACAATTTCCTTAAAACGTATAATAATATgcaatctttattattattattatttataattatacttcATATTATATACAACATAGCAGATAgtaattgtgaaaaaaaaaaattaaaaataatattttttttttgtacattttaaaccaaaaaatttttctaaataaaaaaagaaagtcatTTTAGATTCTATATACACACTTTATTGCAGCAGGTCTTTTGATTGCGCCTCCACGCATAAGAAAATACCCGTTATCGGAtgtttatatatacagtatatatatatatataatgatatactATCTTTTCAATATAAcgccacaaaaaaaaaaaaaaaagtttttgtcttataagttaaaataggaaaaaagaaaaaaaaattattttaacttttttttttttttaaatttagaaccGAAATTAATTACAGGGAACAAATCCGGagaattctattttttttgtaaaattgtaTCATTCGATGGGGTTGATCAAACAAAACAATGTAACCATTCCCTtacattctaaaaaaaaaatataatacatattataaTGAAGAACAAAATAATTACCATAAAAGGCTCATTTAATTTCTGAAGTGGaattccatattttttcaaatggCGTAGCGTGATTAAACATAAATtattggtaaattttatttatagaaattgtGAAACATGTAAATCCTAatgaggttttttttttttttttgaggagAAAGCTAAATTTTTTACTGATTGACATTTGAATTTATGTCATTAAGTATCAGATGAagaactaattaattaattttctccTTAAtctacgtttttttttttaagtaaaaaaaaatcatcatcttTTAAACACATGATTGTTAAAATCCaccaattatttaaaaatttctattaataaagtttttttcgtTCAATTCTGTtgtgtaaattaattaaattttgtgattctttttttaatatattaaaatagtcattataatatattttgtatatgtatttttaaaaatatttaggatttttacgaatttagaaattttaattaattacaaacaaataattttaattaaatccgaaaaaaaaaaaaaatttaagatttttttctaaacCTTACTTCTTTTACTTCCCTTACTTCTCTTACTTTCCTTACTaggatatttattatcatactCGGATGACAATAATgacaatatcaaaaaaatcatacaaGTCATACgatatcagaattttttttctccgaCAATCATTTGATTTATCCGATAACGAATTTGAGATTCCCGTTTAATCTAGTCACATTtcgtttttaattataacggAAAGATCTCAATATTGtcaaataaagaaatcttTGATTCAAGATCTTtgtacaagaaaaaaaaaagaaaagaatacaGTATGCAATATGCAATGAATAAACAGACTATCCACTAGTAATCGACATAAAATCGTGTGCCAAATATAAACAAAGAATTACTGAATATAGTTAACCAAATTATTAGAATCGATAacaggtaaatttttttacaaccGTTAATAATTTGCATTGGCTGAAATGTGATTAAAACTGcgaacaattaataatttattttaagaaagttgatcttttgaaaaatatgaattttattttttttaatgtatctCAACTATCCTTTAAACTTTATTGCtctattgaaattaatttgattaatttgttgCGGTGTTTGCGGTGTTTGCGATATAAAAATAGCTCAATTAATGCAATAACATCTGGTTTGTCTGGTTCTTCcaaattctaatattaaacCTATAATaggtaatttaaaaaaaaaagcgcaTTTATGTAACATTTATTCCGAACCATTTATTTATCTCCTTAtgaatttcaatatttaaatcCTATTCTCTTTGCTAATCATTTTTCTATAgataaaagtatattaaatatagaatagaacgaaaaggtttaaaaaattttcattgtctttgttaaatatactattataaatttatcctTTGTTTTGCATATTCAAAGTTTTCcgctattttaaatatttttttttttttttttttatcaacaaaaaaaaaatttaaaagtgaTTATTTGTTAGATAATTAtccataaataatattttattcctGCAGTGAAAAAGTCTTGGCAAAACATTacacataatataatatataatataatatatataatataatataatattatataatataatttaatataattttacattagaATCGGCAATAGGTCGGTTGATGCGTTACGTGATCATTTAAGTTTGTTACTATTTTTATCTTAACCGCATGGTTAGCCAAATTTGgtggaaaaattatattataaggtaacacaacaaaaaaaattctttaatatataaaagtaacGGGGcctttaactttttttttttttcctcactCTTGAGCGAATCTTGCAATctaagaatatattttttattttatttttcataatagcTTTTTTTTAGCTAAAGATTTTCTAGAAAGCAATTTTTGTTCGTAAAAAAGAGTCTAATTGAAACTTtaacgtttatttttttcataaaaagcttttctcaaaaaaaaccaaaaaaaacaataacaataaattcgttttcaatataatatatatattttttttttcgtaaaatttttttcttataacgTCGTTAtcatttgatatatatttcttttttttattttttcacgaaacttttttttaaaataatgaaatcttCGACTTTTTTCGCTACTATTGTAGCTATTTCcgttttattattttccgTTGTACCTACGAACGCTTGTGAACAAAGTTGTCGTACTGGTATTTCATTAGCATTTGGAGACAATTACTCCATAGAGGTCGATAAGTTATTCCCAACACTCgaagataatttaaaagataattgtCTTAAAGGATTTAGTGGAAGTGTTTCATCATCAACCAAATCatcatttaacaaaataattgaaGATGAAActgataaatgtaaaaaagctTTCACGGataattttgcaaaattaattGAGGATTCAATTTTCAATCAAGTTCCACAATTTAAAGGACAATGTCAACATCCATTAAGAGTTAATCAACCACCAGCAGGTGTTGCTTGGACTATGGAAGATTGTGAAAATCAAGATTATATTTGTGGTAATCCTCCAGCTGTT
This window encodes:
- a CDS encoding uncharacterized protein (SECRETED:cutsite_TNA-CE; SECRETED:prob_0.9358); SECRETED:SignalP(1-25); this encodes MKSSTFFATIVAISVLLFSVVPTNACEQSCRTGISLAFGDNYSIEVDKLFPTLEDNLKDNCLKGFSGSVSSSTKSSFNKIIEDETDKCKKAFTDNFAKLIEDSIFNQVPQFKGQCQHPLRVNQPPAGVAWTMEDCENQDYICGNPPAVCHYMDQYVKPRNVKNVNESLKDRLSSNGSCFSSLVRSLIIAAAKSNIKASDLGSLAQTFEDNIEAQYNDFVKYFEDEFCKGTTCDKYDHDIKVKLLSYP
- a CDS encoding uncharacterized protein (SECRETED:cutsite_NQA-CE; SECRETED:prob_0.6999); SECRETED:SignalP(1-24) → MKFSPIFIIYTIYFTTFLFTKNQACEQSCRDGISLAFCNSYTQEWNPLFDTLGSNLTNNIYTGLNVNIDQVKILVDTAILNQVNKSKTEFSNNCKDIVEDSIFSKDPKFKGQCQKPLKVIQPKPGVNWTLSDCEQQDYICGNPPSICHFMNEHVKPRNVELLKEALNDRVSDNGNFTSSLIKITNKVITNSDSFEKNQTKDFMDIVTMNIKFELKQFATTFNNSFCITDSNSTTTSCDKYDSGIKSLLLSFP